From one Zhongshania sp. R06B22 genomic stretch:
- the argC gene encoding N-acetyl-gamma-glutamyl-phosphate reductase, whose translation MLKVGIVGGTGYTGAELLRLLSTHAEAEVAMITSRAEDGVAVDELFPSLRGAVDLRFTSPDVKALASCDVVFFATPHNVAMNMVPELLAAGTRIIDLSADFRISDAKLWSKWYNEEHVCPDVLATAVYGLPERNADKIRDAKLIACPGCYPTAIELGLIPLLEQKLIDPKRLIASGASGVSGAGRQAKIDNLYAELSESFKAYGVAGHRHLPEIEQELALAAGGPVNLTFTPHLLPQVRGIHATMYSELLDPAVPLDELQFMFEKRYADAPFVDVMPLGSLPQTRSVRGANTCRLAIYRPQNRDTVVVLSVIDNLVKGASGQAIQNMNLMFGLPETMGLQGLPLLP comes from the coding sequence GTGTTAAAAGTTGGAATAGTAGGTGGTACCGGTTATACCGGCGCAGAATTGCTACGGTTATTGTCTACCCATGCCGAGGCGGAGGTGGCAATGATTACGTCGCGCGCTGAGGATGGCGTTGCGGTTGATGAGTTGTTTCCGAGTTTGCGCGGGGCGGTGGATTTACGTTTTACCTCGCCAGATGTGAAGGCGTTGGCAAGTTGTGATGTGGTGTTTTTTGCTACCCCGCATAATGTTGCCATGAATATGGTGCCAGAGTTATTGGCGGCGGGAACCCGGATTATAGATTTGTCAGCGGATTTTAGAATTAGCGATGCGAAGCTATGGTCTAAGTGGTACAACGAAGAACACGTTTGTCCTGATGTGCTTGCCACGGCAGTATATGGCCTGCCCGAGCGCAATGCCGATAAGATTCGCGACGCTAAGTTGATAGCGTGTCCGGGGTGCTACCCCACGGCCATTGAGCTTGGCTTGATTCCGCTGCTCGAACAAAAGCTGATCGACCCAAAACGCTTGATCGCCAGTGGCGCCTCAGGAGTTAGTGGTGCGGGTCGGCAGGCAAAGATTGACAACTTGTATGCCGAATTGTCTGAGAGCTTCAAGGCCTACGGTGTTGCAGGGCATCGTCATCTGCCAGAGATTGAACAGGAATTGGCTTTAGCGGCTGGTGGTCCGGTCAATCTGACGTTTACGCCACATTTATTGCCGCAGGTGCGGGGTATTCACGCGACGATGTATTCAGAGTTGCTGGATCCCGCGGTACCCTTAGATGAGCTGCAGTTTATGTTTGAAAAACGCTACGCCGACGCACCATTTGTCGATGTTATGCCCTTGGGAAGTTTGCCGCAAACTCGCTCAGTACGCGGTGCGAATACGTGTCGCTTGGCGATTTATCGGCCGCAGAATAGAGACACCGTGGTGGTATTGTCGGTGATCGATAATTTGGTGAAAGGGGCGTCTGGTCAGGCCATCCAAAATATGAACCTGATGTTTGGTTTGCCAGAAACGATGGGTTTGCAAGGCTTGCCGTTGCTGCCTTAA
- the hemL gene encoding glutamate-1-semialdehyde 2,1-aminomutase, translated as MTSSEQLFETARHRIPGGVNSPVRAFKAVGGTPIFIDRASGPYLYDVEGKRYIDYVLSWGPMLLGHAHPDVIATVTAQLQKGLSFGAPTEIETQLAEKICSIMPGMDMVRMVNSGTEATMSAIRLARGYTKRDKIIKFEGCYHGHSDSLLIKAGSGALTMGVPSSPGVPAALAEHTVTLNYNDIEGVRAAFAEYGEQVACIIVEPVAGNMNCVPPIPGFLECLRECCDQSGAVLIIDEVMTGFRLGLQGAQGYYGVTADLTCLGKVIGGGMPVAAFGGKRDIMEYIAPSGPVYQAGTLSGNPIAMAAGLCMMKHIEKDGFYDPVFRATDMLVKGLVERATAAGIPMTSNHVGSMFGVFFTEAKHITNYQQVMACDTERFNRFFHGMLKGGVYLAPASYEAGFMSAAHSDAVIEETLDIAEHVFKTLG; from the coding sequence ATGACTAGCTCCGAGCAATTATTTGAAACCGCCCGCCACCGCATCCCGGGCGGGGTCAACAGCCCAGTGCGCGCCTTCAAAGCCGTCGGTGGCACGCCAATATTTATCGACCGCGCATCTGGGCCCTACCTCTATGATGTAGAGGGCAAGAGATACATTGATTACGTATTGTCTTGGGGACCAATGTTGCTAGGACACGCCCACCCGGACGTTATTGCCACCGTCACTGCGCAACTGCAAAAGGGCCTCAGCTTTGGCGCGCCAACAGAAATTGAAACTCAGCTAGCCGAGAAGATCTGCAGCATCATGCCCGGAATGGACATGGTTCGTATGGTTAACTCCGGCACAGAAGCCACCATGAGCGCCATTCGCCTTGCCCGCGGATATACAAAACGCGATAAAATTATTAAGTTTGAAGGTTGCTACCACGGTCACTCAGACTCACTACTCATTAAGGCCGGCTCAGGAGCGCTCACTATGGGCGTACCAAGCTCGCCCGGTGTACCCGCAGCACTTGCCGAGCACACCGTTACCCTAAATTACAACGACATTGAAGGCGTGCGCGCCGCCTTTGCCGAATACGGTGAACAGGTTGCCTGTATTATTGTGGAACCCGTCGCTGGCAATATGAATTGCGTACCGCCAATACCCGGCTTTCTTGAATGCTTAAGAGAGTGCTGTGACCAAAGCGGTGCGGTATTAATTATTGACGAAGTCATGACCGGCTTCCGCCTAGGCCTGCAAGGTGCACAAGGCTATTACGGCGTTACTGCAGATCTTACCTGTCTTGGCAAAGTAATCGGTGGCGGCATGCCGGTAGCTGCATTCGGCGGCAAACGCGACATTATGGAATACATCGCGCCAAGCGGGCCGGTTTATCAAGCAGGTACGCTTTCTGGTAACCCCATTGCCATGGCTGCCGGCCTATGCATGATGAAACACATTGAAAAAGACGGCTTTTACGACCCAGTTTTCCGCGCCACCGACATGTTGGTAAAAGGTTTAGTGGAGAGAGCAACGGCGGCTGGCATTCCCATGACCAGCAACCACGTTGGCAGCATGTTTGGGGTGTTTTTTACCGAAGCAAAACACATTACCAACTACCAGCAAGTCATGGCCTGCGACACAGAACGCTTCAATCGCTTTTTCCACGGCATGTTAAAGGGCGGCGTCTATCTTGCCCCCGCATCCTATGAGGCCGGCTTTATGTCTGCCGCGCATAGCGACGCCGTTATTGAAGAAACACTGGATATTGCGGAACACGTTTTTAAGACTTTGGGCTGA
- the hemB gene encoding porphobilinogen synthase, producing the protein MTISLTRGAFPNTRLRRMRAQDFSRRLMRENQLSVNDLIYPMFVCEGHNQRERIGSMPGIERLSIDLLAKEAKLLASLGIPAIALFPVVGAEKKSLLAEEAYNPNGLAQNAIKAIKDAAPELGVITDVALDPYTTHGQDGIIDDKGYVLNDRTSEILCLQAKAQADAGADIVAPSDMMDGRIGAIRQTLESAGHINTCILSYAAKYASAYYGPFRDAVGSAGNLGGGNKYTYQMDPANSNEALHECALDLAEGADMIMVKPGMPYLDIVRRVKDELAVPTYAYQVSGEYAMHCAAFENGWLDKDAVMAESLMAFKRAGADGILSYFAKDMAILLNN; encoded by the coding sequence ATGACAATATCACTAACACGGGGCGCGTTCCCCAACACCCGACTGCGGCGTATGCGGGCACAAGACTTTTCAAGACGTTTAATGCGTGAAAATCAACTCAGCGTCAATGATCTGATCTATCCCATGTTTGTCTGCGAAGGCCACAACCAGCGCGAAAGAATCGGCTCTATGCCAGGTATCGAGCGCTTGAGCATTGACCTGCTGGCAAAGGAGGCAAAATTACTTGCGTCCCTGGGCATCCCCGCCATCGCATTATTTCCCGTAGTTGGCGCAGAGAAAAAATCGCTGCTCGCCGAAGAAGCTTACAACCCCAATGGCCTTGCTCAAAATGCAATCAAAGCCATTAAAGATGCCGCCCCCGAGCTTGGCGTCATTACTGATGTGGCACTAGACCCTTACACCACGCATGGCCAAGACGGCATCATTGACGATAAGGGCTATGTGTTAAATGATCGCACTAGCGAAATACTGTGCCTACAAGCCAAGGCCCAAGCCGATGCTGGCGCTGACATTGTGGCTCCCTCAGACATGATGGACGGCCGCATTGGCGCAATACGCCAAACCTTGGAAAGCGCAGGTCATATCAATACCTGTATTCTTAGTTACGCCGCTAAATATGCCTCGGCGTATTACGGTCCCTTTCGCGACGCCGTTGGCTCAGCGGGAAATTTAGGCGGCGGCAACAAATACACTTATCAGATGGATCCCGCCAATAGCAACGAAGCGCTGCACGAGTGCGCGCTGGACCTTGCTGAAGGCGCCGATATGATTATGGTCAAGCCCGGCATGCCTTACCTTGATATTGTGCGCCGCGTAAAAGACGAGCTTGCCGTGCCCACCTATGCCTATCAGGTGAGCGGGGAATACGCTATGCACTGCGCGGCATTTGAAAATGGCTGGCTGGACAAAGATGCCGTAATGGCTGAATCTTTAATGGCCTTTAAACGAGCTGGAGCCGATGGCATCCTGAGCTACTTTGCCAAAGACATGGCAATATTACTGAATAACTAG
- the erpA gene encoding iron-sulfur cluster insertion protein ErpA → MSAVEQFTPSVLTLTDKAVTKVKNLVESEANDDLKLRVFVTGGGCSGFQYGFTFDEIAEEDDTLVQRDGVTVLVDPLSYQYIDGAQVDYTEGLEGSRFVVSNPNASTTCGCGSSFSV, encoded by the coding sequence ATGTCTGCGGTTGAACAATTCACGCCGTCAGTACTTACGTTGACTGATAAGGCCGTGACCAAGGTTAAAAATCTCGTTGAGTCTGAGGCCAATGACGATCTGAAATTGCGTGTGTTTGTCACTGGTGGCGGCTGCTCGGGGTTTCAGTATGGATTTACCTTTGATGAAATTGCGGAGGAAGATGACACATTAGTCCAGCGCGATGGCGTCACGGTGCTAGTTGACCCTCTGAGTTATCAATATATTGACGGTGCTCAGGTCGATTACACTGAAGGTCTTGAGGGTTCGCGCTTTGTGGTCAGCAATCCCAATGCCAGCACTACCTGCGGCTGTGGCTCATCTTTTTCGGTTTAA
- a CDS encoding anhydro-N-acetylmuramic acid kinase, with product MESRYIGLMSGTSLDGIDAALIRVDADNTVHFEHSISAPLSPKLRSDILQLCGTSHEEIELLGRTDREIGRVFANAALQLCESAKLKPADITAIGSHGQTVRHRPPNTDRHHEHAFTLQIGDPNTISELSGITTIADFRRRDIAAAGQGAPLVPAFHAAAFRSEAEDRVILNIGGMANISLVKQNGGVEGFDTGPGNVLMDSWINARMQRDFDRDGDWAASGRINTALLQHFLQAPYYSQTGPKSTGREQFNMLTIEESLAYFPPIAPADVQATLLELTARTICDAIENASTDLAPVFICGGGSANLALRSRISTLLSKRVVSDTNQLGIPPDWVEAVAFAWLAKQTLNHLPGNVPAVTGANGPRILGAIYLA from the coding sequence ATGGAATCACGCTATATAGGCTTGATGTCAGGCACTAGCCTCGATGGTATCGACGCAGCACTCATTCGCGTCGATGCCGATAACACCGTCCATTTCGAACACAGTATTTCAGCACCGCTTTCCCCAAAACTAAGAAGCGACATCCTTCAGCTTTGCGGAACAAGTCACGAAGAAATAGAACTGCTGGGCAGGACTGATAGGGAGATTGGCCGCGTTTTTGCCAACGCTGCGCTTCAATTGTGCGAAAGCGCCAAACTCAAGCCCGCCGATATAACCGCAATAGGCAGCCACGGCCAAACCGTGCGCCATCGCCCACCAAATACCGACCGCCATCACGAGCACGCATTCACCCTGCAAATTGGTGACCCCAACACCATCTCAGAGCTTAGCGGCATTACCACGATTGCGGACTTTCGACGTCGCGACATCGCGGCGGCGGGACAGGGCGCACCTCTGGTACCCGCATTTCATGCAGCGGCATTTAGAAGCGAAGCCGAGGACCGGGTTATTCTCAACATTGGCGGTATGGCGAATATTAGCCTAGTTAAACAAAATGGCGGCGTAGAAGGTTTTGATACTGGGCCAGGCAATGTCCTAATGGATAGCTGGATAAACGCCCGTATGCAGCGCGACTTTGATCGCGATGGCGACTGGGCGGCCAGCGGAAGGATCAACACCGCACTTTTGCAGCATTTTTTACAGGCACCGTACTACAGCCAGACTGGGCCCAAAAGCACCGGCCGCGAGCAATTTAATATGCTCACCATTGAGGAGTCATTAGCGTATTTCCCGCCAATAGCGCCTGCGGACGTGCAAGCGACATTGCTAGAACTTACCGCTCGCACAATTTGTGACGCAATAGAAAATGCCAGCACAGATCTGGCGCCCGTTTTTATCTGCGGCGGCGGTAGCGCCAATCTAGCCCTTCGCTCACGCATCTCCACCCTGCTCAGCAAGCGGGTGGTGTCGGACACCAACCAACTTGGTATTCCGCCAGATTGGGTTGAAGCCGTTGCCTTCGCATGGCTTGCCAAGCAAACCCTAAATCACTTGCCAGGCAATGTCCCCGCCGTCACCGGCGCGAACGGACCACGCATACTCGGCGCCATTTATTTAGCTTAG
- the tyrS gene encoding tyrosine--tRNA ligase — MTAVNSDLLPELEARGLVAQMTGEHGLAEYLSERSRTLYCGFDPTADSLHIGHLVPLLALRRFQQAGHKPIALVGGATGLIGDPSFKAQERQLNTPDVVADWVDRLKLQVSRFIDFDCGENSAEVANNLDWFGPMSALEFLRDVGKHFSVNTMVAKESVKQRINREGAGISFTEFSYSLLQGLDFSELYKRYDCTLQLGGSDQWGNIIAGVDLTRRQHGAAVHGLTMPLVTKADGTKFGKTESGTIWLDPTKTSPYAFYQFWLGTADADAYKFLRYFTFLSLADIDAIEVEDREVGRPAAQRILAEEMTRLIHGVDQLAGARRITDALFSGELAELSAGDLQQLQLDGLPTANLNREELNDKPLTQLLADMGMGVGKQIKDALGRNAVLINGVSIGIAENMSVPEVFSAARALFGEYYLVKVGKKKYQLVVVK, encoded by the coding sequence ATGACAGCTGTAAACTCAGATTTACTCCCTGAATTAGAGGCGAGAGGGCTTGTTGCGCAAATGACCGGCGAGCACGGCTTGGCCGAGTATCTCTCTGAGCGGTCGCGCACGCTGTATTGTGGTTTTGATCCCACTGCTGACAGTCTTCATATTGGCCATCTTGTCCCGCTGTTAGCGCTGCGTCGTTTTCAACAGGCAGGGCACAAACCTATAGCGCTGGTTGGCGGTGCGACGGGGCTTATTGGTGACCCAAGCTTCAAAGCGCAGGAGCGCCAATTAAATACGCCTGATGTTGTTGCTGACTGGGTTGATCGTTTAAAGCTGCAAGTGTCACGGTTTATTGATTTTGACTGTGGCGAGAACTCTGCTGAGGTTGCCAATAATCTGGACTGGTTTGGCCCTATGTCGGCGCTGGAGTTCTTGCGGGATGTTGGTAAGCACTTCTCTGTTAATACCATGGTTGCCAAGGAATCGGTGAAGCAGCGCATTAATAGAGAGGGGGCAGGTATTTCGTTTACCGAGTTTAGCTATTCCTTGTTGCAGGGCTTGGATTTTTCCGAGCTGTATAAAAGGTATGACTGTACGCTGCAGTTGGGTGGTTCTGACCAGTGGGGCAATATCATTGCGGGGGTGGATCTAACCCGTCGCCAGCACGGTGCTGCGGTTCACGGCTTAACCATGCCGCTGGTCACTAAGGCGGATGGCACCAAGTTTGGTAAAACTGAGTCGGGCACCATTTGGCTTGATCCGACCAAAACCTCTCCCTATGCCTTTTATCAGTTCTGGCTGGGTACCGCCGATGCCGATGCGTATAAGTTTCTTCGTTACTTTACGTTTTTATCGCTTGCCGATATCGATGCCATAGAGGTTGAAGATCGTGAGGTGGGGCGTCCCGCTGCTCAGCGTATTCTTGCGGAGGAGATGACGCGGCTGATTCACGGGGTCGATCAGTTGGCAGGGGCGCGCCGTATAACCGATGCATTATTCTCTGGTGAATTGGCGGAGTTATCGGCAGGTGATCTTCAGCAATTGCAGTTGGATGGCTTGCCGACGGCAAATTTGAATCGCGAGGAATTAAACGACAAGCCATTAACCCAGCTGCTTGCTGACATGGGGATGGGTGTTGGCAAGCAAATAAAGGATGCTCTGGGCCGTAATGCGGTTCTTATAAACGGTGTTTCAATAGGTATTGCTGAGAATATGAGCGTGCCGGAGGTGTTTTCTGCAGCGAGGGCATTGTTTGGCGAGTACTACTTGGTAAAGGTGGGTAAAAAGAAATATCAGCTGGTGGTTGTTAAGTAG
- a CDS encoding chloride channel protein, with translation MIPKTKRTQTARRLRLWWVLGNRHTRRQLGTVEDWKTRGVFWFGALTVGLVIQGFAWLSEESFSVTEHVFDRYPYAFLLITPFGLMAIVWVMNFGGKAARGSGIPQVLLAHKQSYHWLRAPFLSLRVAVLKVLLTCAGLLVGATVGREGPSVHVGAAIMYKFGTWAKLKQRQVESSLIVAGGAAGVSAAFNAPLAGIVFAIEELQQSMEARTTGTFIMAIILSGVVVLAFAGHYSYFGVPDVTAMPLADYPYIIGVSAACGLLGGLFSLFLVQGNRAVAPLVSKRPLRVAFIIGIFLACMAILSDGLTMGSGYGEARALLAGESEGSWLTAGGKILATLLTYFSGIPGGIFSPSLAAGAELGSAMGPVFPQVPAVSLILVGMASYFAGVVQRPITAFVIVLELTGNNHDILPALMVSALVGAAVSKLVMAEPVYHVLARDLVRGWDHLLREKEELASAAATDGAVVEQKK, from the coding sequence ATGATCCCCAAGACAAAGCGCACCCAGACTGCCCGAAGACTTCGTCTTTGGTGGGTATTGGGTAATCGCCATACACGCCGCCAGCTAGGTACAGTCGAAGACTGGAAGACACGTGGCGTTTTCTGGTTCGGTGCATTGACGGTTGGTTTGGTTATTCAGGGCTTTGCATGGCTGTCTGAAGAAAGCTTTTCGGTAACCGAGCATGTCTTCGATCGCTACCCCTATGCCTTTCTATTGATTACTCCTTTTGGACTGATGGCCATTGTATGGGTGATGAATTTTGGGGGTAAAGCCGCCCGAGGCAGCGGTATTCCGCAGGTGTTGTTGGCGCATAAGCAGAGTTATCATTGGTTGCGCGCGCCATTTTTGTCTTTGCGGGTGGCGGTGTTGAAAGTGCTGCTAACCTGTGCAGGTTTGCTAGTTGGCGCAACAGTCGGGCGAGAGGGGCCCAGCGTTCATGTTGGGGCTGCGATCATGTATAAATTTGGCACATGGGCCAAGTTGAAGCAGCGCCAAGTGGAAAGTAGTTTGATTGTGGCGGGTGGTGCTGCCGGTGTGTCTGCGGCCTTTAACGCCCCTCTTGCGGGTATTGTGTTTGCTATCGAAGAGTTGCAGCAATCGATGGAAGCGCGAACCACCGGGACATTTATTATGGCGATTATCCTCTCGGGGGTGGTCGTATTGGCATTCGCTGGGCACTACAGTTACTTTGGTGTTCCAGATGTGACCGCAATGCCGCTTGCAGATTACCCTTATATAATAGGCGTGAGCGCGGCCTGTGGCTTACTGGGCGGCCTGTTTAGTTTGTTTTTGGTTCAAGGCAATCGAGCCGTTGCGCCGCTGGTATCGAAGAGGCCCCTGCGAGTCGCGTTTATTATTGGGATCTTTTTGGCTTGTATGGCAATACTGTCTGACGGTTTGACCATGGGTAGCGGTTATGGGGAAGCAAGGGCATTGCTGGCTGGTGAGTCTGAGGGCAGTTGGCTGACAGCCGGGGGTAAAATATTGGCGACTCTGCTAACCTATTTTAGTGGTATTCCTGGCGGTATTTTCTCGCCGAGTTTGGCGGCAGGTGCCGAGTTGGGCTCGGCGATGGGGCCGGTGTTTCCCCAAGTGCCCGCGGTATCCTTAATTTTGGTGGGTATGGCGAGTTATTTTGCCGGCGTGGTTCAGCGGCCGATAACGGCATTTGTTATTGTGCTGGAGTTGACGGGCAATAATCACGATATACTGCCCGCGCTTATGGTTAGCGCGCTTGTCGGGGCGGCGGTATCGAAATTGGTGATGGCTGAGCCTGTATACCATGTGTTAGCCAGAGATTTAGTTCGGGGTTGGGATCACTTGCTCCGTGAAAAAGAAGAGTTAGCGTCGGCGGCTGCAACAGATGGCGCCGTCGTCGAGCAGAAAAAATGA
- a CDS encoding peptidoglycan DD-metalloendopeptidase family protein, translated as MQNWIPKRHAVTKSDNGKFPRRHLALAASTLIALGLSLLLLPGENAEAKRTAIPLNLELSPTRAASIPADSVAIEETEKPWIEVQVKSGDSLSTIFSRANLTPQDLHELLTTAPKAKALNKIRPGQKLAFQIDDSGELEAMSYQLDKLNSLVFERGVTGFGTTELAETPEIRQRVASATITSSLYKAAQDAGVNQSIIMELANIFGGVLDFVYDVRKDDYFIVIYEELYLHGENLGSGQILAAQYFNQGRSFEAYRYVNTRGEIDYFSESGESMRKAFLRAPLDFTRISSGFNPRRLHPVFKTVRPHRGIDYAAPRGTPVYAAGDGRVAAAGYSKANGNYVFIKHGEAYMTKYLHLHKRAVSKGERVRQRETIGWVGSTGYATGPHLHYEFLVNGVHRNPATIVTKLPPPTKVNSGEMPTFENQISGMQLQLRTYAAQRNYTNIDAG; from the coding sequence ATGCAAAACTGGATTCCCAAAAGACACGCCGTTACCAAGTCCGACAACGGCAAGTTCCCGCGACGCCATTTAGCGCTTGCCGCTTCGACACTTATCGCCCTGGGATTATCTCTATTACTACTTCCCGGTGAAAACGCTGAAGCCAAGCGCACCGCCATCCCGCTGAACTTGGAGCTTAGTCCAACTCGAGCGGCAAGTATTCCAGCGGATTCAGTGGCGATAGAAGAAACAGAAAAACCTTGGATAGAGGTACAAGTAAAATCAGGCGACTCACTGTCCACTATATTTAGTCGCGCCAATCTCACGCCACAAGATCTACACGAACTACTGACCACCGCCCCCAAAGCTAAAGCACTCAACAAAATTCGACCCGGGCAAAAACTTGCATTTCAAATAGACGATAGCGGCGAGCTCGAAGCAATGAGCTATCAACTAGACAAACTCAATAGCCTCGTTTTTGAACGCGGCGTAACCGGCTTCGGCACCACCGAACTCGCCGAGACGCCAGAAATTCGCCAACGCGTCGCCAGCGCGACTATCACCTCATCACTATATAAAGCAGCGCAAGACGCAGGCGTAAACCAAAGTATCATCATGGAGCTTGCGAATATTTTTGGTGGGGTATTAGACTTTGTATACGACGTCCGCAAAGACGACTACTTCATTGTTATATATGAAGAGCTTTACCTACATGGCGAGAACTTAGGCAGCGGACAAATACTCGCGGCGCAATATTTCAATCAAGGTCGCTCCTTTGAGGCCTATCGCTACGTCAATACTCGCGGCGAAATCGACTATTTCTCGGAAAGTGGCGAAAGTATGCGCAAGGCTTTTTTACGAGCACCACTGGACTTCACCCGCATAAGCTCTGGCTTTAATCCGCGCCGCCTGCATCCCGTCTTTAAAACCGTGCGGCCGCATCGCGGCATCGACTACGCCGCACCTCGAGGCACACCTGTCTACGCCGCCGGCGATGGCCGTGTGGCAGCGGCCGGCTACTCAAAAGCCAATGGCAACTATGTCTTCATCAAACACGGTGAAGCCTATATGACCAAGTACCTGCATTTACATAAACGCGCAGTATCCAAGGGCGAGCGAGTTCGCCAGCGTGAAACTATTGGCTGGGTAGGATCGACCGGCTATGCTACCGGACCACATCTTCACTATGAGTTTTTGGTCAATGGCGTGCACCGCAATCCTGCGACAATCGTGACCAAATTACCGCCACCAACCAAGGTGAATAGCGGCGAAATGCCAACCTTCGAAAACCAAATATCTGGGATGCAACTACAGCTTAGAACCTACGCTGCGCAACGAAATTACACCAATATTGACGCGGGCTAA
- a CDS encoding OmpW/AlkL family protein, whose translation MKKIYLVAAIAAAVIAPSLSASEMAYQPGQWVVRLGASTTEPREDGDNIKLNGSVLVLGGQTSSLGITNDTQLGITVEYLLDSHWGIELLAATPFEHTATGKGAIQGVDVADFKHLPPTLSGIYHFTPISGFQPYVGAGLNYTLIFDEELTPQAKTTFAGLGLTGGKIDLEDSIGLSFQAGVDYHIDESWLINASARWIDIDTDAEIRFDSGDRLTSSIEVDPWVYTVSVGMKF comes from the coding sequence ATGAAAAAAATCTATTTGGTCGCGGCCATTGCCGCTGCTGTTATTGCCCCTTCTTTATCTGCATCCGAAATGGCTTATCAGCCGGGTCAGTGGGTAGTGCGTTTGGGTGCAAGCACAACAGAGCCTAGGGAAGATGGCGACAATATTAAGCTGAATGGCTCAGTGCTCGTGTTGGGCGGACAAACTTCCTCGCTGGGTATTACCAACGATACCCAGCTTGGTATAACAGTAGAGTATTTGCTGGATAGTCACTGGGGAATAGAGCTGCTTGCGGCAACGCCTTTTGAGCATACGGCTACCGGTAAGGGCGCGATTCAGGGCGTTGATGTTGCTGATTTTAAGCACTTGCCGCCGACACTTAGCGGTATTTACCACTTCACTCCGATCTCCGGTTTTCAGCCTTATGTTGGTGCTGGCTTAAATTACACGCTTATCTTTGATGAAGAGTTAACGCCCCAAGCTAAAACTACCTTTGCAGGTCTGGGTTTGACCGGTGGGAAAATAGACCTAGAAGACTCGATTGGTCTCTCGTTTCAAGCGGGGGTGGATTATCACATCGATGAAAGCTGGTTGATAAATGCATCGGCGCGCTGGATAGATATTGATACGGATGCGGAAATTCGCTTCGACAGTGGTGACAGGCTGACTAGCAGTATTGAGGTCGACCCATGGGTGTATACCGTCAGCGTCGGTATGAAGTTCTGA
- the hemJ gene encoding protoporphyrinogen oxidase HemJ, translated as MLWLKAFHLITIICWFAGIFYLPRLFVYHAMAEDQATRNHLKIMERKLYRFVSPFAVLTIVFGILLIAQNPSYYIHAGWLQLKLLFVIALIAYHLHCGHLVKKFANDQNQRGHVFYRWFNEAPVIALFAIVLLAVLKPF; from the coding sequence ATGCTCTGGCTAAAAGCCTTTCATCTCATCACAATTATTTGCTGGTTTGCCGGTATTTTTTATCTACCTAGGCTATTTGTCTACCATGCAATGGCCGAAGACCAAGCCACACGCAATCACCTTAAAATCATGGAGCGTAAACTTTATCGCTTTGTAAGCCCATTTGCCGTGCTAACGATCGTATTTGGTATTTTGCTAATTGCACAAAACCCCAGCTACTATATCCACGCAGGCTGGCTGCAGCTCAAATTGCTTTTTGTTATCGCCCTAATTGCATACCATCTGCATTGCGGCCATTTAGTCAAAAAATTTGCCAATGACCAAAATCAACGTGGCCATGTATTTTATCGCTGGTTCAACGAGGCTCCTGTCATCGCCTTATTTGCAATTGTACTATTAGCCGTACTCAAACCCTTTTAA